Proteins encoded in a region of the Methanofollis tationis genome:
- a CDS encoding DUF2156 domain-containing protein, which yields MLTIDDFSPVTLDDRDFFLDLLRRYPQQHSDMSFTTMACWNHYANYAWARLGEGVVIMSVIDGEPTFRGPIGPRDPAALEETLDLAVREGCPSPYYVFDEETLAWVRSLYPGLPFRSDRDFADYVYLSSDLDELPGKHYLTIRRHLNRFRRECNPIVEEIGPEDLEEVSEFLAKWCEWRHCEESPVLAREKEAVLYAMEHFAALGLSGLMIRAEGTIRGISIYDALNDDVALIHFEKGLPECDGVYRAANQEAAHRLAADYIYINRESDVGVPGLREAKLRYHPHHMAKVYIAQKEDLAKRNEGGQING from the coding sequence ATGCTCACGATCGATGATTTTTCCCCGGTCACGCTTGACGACCGGGATTTTTTTCTGGACCTCTTACGGAGATATCCGCAGCAGCATTCGGACATGAGTTTTACGACGATGGCCTGCTGGAACCATTATGCGAACTACGCCTGGGCCCGCCTCGGCGAGGGCGTCGTGATCATGAGCGTCATCGATGGGGAGCCGACCTTCAGGGGGCCGATCGGACCGCGCGATCCCGCCGCCCTCGAAGAGACGCTCGACCTTGCCGTCAGGGAAGGGTGCCCCTCTCCCTATTATGTCTTCGACGAGGAGACGCTCGCATGGGTGCGCTCCCTCTATCCGGGGCTGCCCTTCAGGTCAGACCGGGACTTCGCCGATTACGTCTATCTCTCCTCAGACCTCGACGAACTCCCGGGCAAACACTACCTCACCATCCGCCGGCACCTCAACCGGTTCAGGCGGGAGTGCAACCCGATCGTCGAGGAGATCGGCCCTGAAGACCTGGAGGAGGTGAGCGAGTTCCTCGCAAAGTGGTGCGAGTGGCGGCACTGCGAGGAGTCGCCGGTGCTTGCCCGCGAGAAGGAGGCCGTCCTCTATGCGATGGAGCACTTCGCCGCCCTCGGGCTCTCCGGGCTGATGATCCGGGCTGAGGGGACGATCAGGGGTATCAGCATCTACGACGCCCTCAACGACGATGTCGCCCTGATCCACTTCGAGAAAGGGCTTCCCGAGTGCGACGGGGTGTACAGAGCAGCGAACCAGGAGGCGGCGCACCGGCTTGCGGCCGACTACATCTACATCAACCGCGAGTCCGACGTCGGCGTGCCCGGCTTGCGGGAGGCGAAGCTCCGCTACCATCCCCACCATATGGCAAAGGTATATATTGCGCAAAAAGAGGATCTGGCAAAGAGAAACGAAGGAGGGCAGATCAATGGTTGA
- the iorB gene encoding indolepyruvate ferredoxin oxidoreductase subunit beta, translating into MSSFDVLIVGIGGQGTILASNVIGEACLVEGIPVRGVETHGMAQRGGSVESHVRIGGVHGPLIPPGRADLMIALDLLEGVRYLHYLKAGGSIVANDQTVVPTPVYTQKLPMPARDELLGSLGERDLFLIDAAALAAEAGNPIVQNVVMLGAASRYLPLKESSMREAVARSVPAKTLDLNLKAFDLGRNAVRSE; encoded by the coding sequence ATGAGCAGTTTTGACGTGCTGATCGTCGGGATCGGCGGACAGGGGACAATCCTTGCATCGAACGTCATCGGCGAGGCGTGCCTGGTCGAGGGGATACCGGTCCGCGGCGTGGAGACCCACGGCATGGCCCAGCGCGGCGGATCGGTCGAGAGCCATGTGCGGATCGGCGGGGTCCACGGCCCCCTGATCCCGCCGGGCCGGGCAGACCTGATGATCGCCCTCGACCTTCTCGAGGGGGTGCGCTACCTGCACTACCTGAAGGCGGGCGGCTCGATCGTCGCAAACGACCAGACCGTCGTCCCGACGCCGGTCTATACCCAGAAACTCCCGATGCCGGCGCGGGACGAACTCCTCGGGTCCCTCGGGGAGAGAGACCTCTTCCTCATCGACGCCGCCGCCCTCGCCGCGGAGGCCGGCAACCCGATCGTCCAGAACGTGGTGATGCTCGGCGCCGCATCCCGGTACCTCCCGCTGAAAGAATCGTCCATGCGCGAGGCGGTCGCCCGCTCGGTGCCGGCGAAAACTCTCGACCTCAATCTGAAGGCCTTCGACCTCGGCAGAAACGCCGTACGGTCTGAATAA
- the iorA gene encoding indolepyruvate ferredoxin oxidoreductase subunit alpha, with amino-acid sequence MAKRYLLGNEAIAHACIEAGVDFASGYPGTPSSEVIDTLRAQREREFYIEWSVNEKVAYENALAASWCGLRSIVTMKHVGLNVAADPLLTSAYTGVEGGFVVLSADDPYAHSSQNEQDTRRYAHFAKIPCMNPSSVQEAHDMLCDAFALSEEVGLPVIFRPTTRICHSKGDIDLGEVSSEHRTGAFVKDPRQYVVIPAHTRVLHKILNEKQPMVRKAVMDLGYNTAEVRGDMAVVASGIAASYVQEVIPDNVSFMKIGCFPIDGDWMQAFVQQHRVVLVVEEGAPIVEERLRQLACGVEVFGQMNGAVPKEGEFSPATVAASMVRAGILPASPFESPAPVAGLPPRPPILCAGCAHRAMFYAIKRVFPDGIFPSDIGCYTLGLQLGTVDTTICMGASVTVGSGIAHSGETHPVVATIGDSTFLHTGIQGLLNAVYNGAEMTLVILDNRITAMTGHQPNPCTGETAMGEPSVPISLEGICRACGASFVETVDPYDLTGTLQTLKAAKARSGTKVIIAKQACVITARRSGVRRGRYAVDPEACTACGACLRFGCPAIGRDADDKAAINDLCSGCGVCAEICPSGAIVKEGRK; translated from the coding sequence ATGGCAAAACGATATCTTCTTGGGAACGAGGCAATCGCGCACGCCTGCATCGAAGCCGGCGTCGATTTTGCGAGCGGCTATCCTGGAACCCCCTCCTCCGAGGTGATCGACACCCTCAGGGCGCAGCGCGAGCGGGAGTTCTACATCGAGTGGTCGGTGAACGAAAAAGTGGCGTATGAGAACGCCCTCGCCGCATCATGGTGCGGCCTGCGGTCGATCGTCACGATGAAACACGTCGGCCTCAACGTCGCCGCCGACCCCCTGCTGACGAGCGCATATACGGGCGTGGAAGGGGGCTTTGTCGTCCTCTCGGCCGACGACCCCTATGCCCACTCCTCCCAGAACGAGCAGGACACCCGCCGCTACGCCCACTTCGCGAAGATCCCCTGCATGAACCCCTCCTCGGTGCAGGAGGCCCACGACATGCTGTGCGACGCCTTCGCCCTCTCCGAAGAGGTGGGGCTGCCGGTGATCTTCAGGCCGACGACCAGGATCTGCCACTCCAAAGGGGACATCGACCTCGGCGAGGTGAGCAGCGAGCACCGCACCGGCGCCTTCGTCAAAGACCCGCGCCAGTACGTCGTCATCCCGGCCCATACCCGCGTCCTCCATAAAATCCTGAACGAAAAGCAGCCGATGGTCAGGAAGGCCGTCATGGACCTCGGCTACAACACCGCCGAGGTGCGCGGCGATATGGCCGTCGTCGCCAGCGGGATCGCCGCCTCCTATGTGCAGGAGGTGATCCCGGACAACGTCTCCTTCATGAAGATCGGGTGCTTCCCGATCGACGGCGACTGGATGCAGGCGTTCGTGCAGCAGCACCGTGTCGTCCTCGTCGTCGAAGAAGGGGCACCGATCGTCGAGGAGCGGCTCAGGCAGCTCGCCTGCGGCGTCGAGGTCTTCGGCCAGATGAACGGCGCCGTCCCGAAAGAGGGCGAGTTCTCCCCGGCCACGGTCGCCGCCTCGATGGTGCGGGCCGGCATCCTCCCCGCTTCCCCCTTCGAGAGCCCTGCGCCGGTCGCCGGCCTCCCGCCGCGCCCGCCGATCCTCTGCGCAGGCTGCGCCCACCGCGCCATGTTCTACGCGATAAAGCGGGTCTTCCCCGACGGCATCTTCCCCTCAGACATCGGGTGCTACACCCTGGGCCTCCAGCTCGGCACGGTGGACACCACCATCTGCATGGGCGCCTCGGTGACGGTCGGCAGCGGGATCGCCCATTCAGGCGAGACGCACCCGGTCGTCGCCACCATCGGCGACTCGACCTTCCTCCACACGGGAATACAGGGGCTGCTCAACGCCGTCTACAACGGCGCCGAGATGACCCTCGTCATCCTGGACAACCGGATCACCGCCATGACCGGTCACCAGCCCAACCCCTGCACCGGCGAGACCGCCATGGGAGAACCGAGCGTCCCGATCTCCCTTGAGGGGATCTGCCGGGCCTGCGGGGCATCGTTCGTCGAGACCGTCGACCCCTACGACCTCACCGGCACGCTCCAGACCCTGAAGGCGGCAAAGGCGAGGAGCGGCACAAAGGTGATCATCGCCAAACAGGCCTGCGTCATCACCGCCCGGAGGAGCGGGGTCAGGCGCGGCCGCTACGCCGTCGATCCCGAGGCCTGCACCGCCTGCGGCGCCTGCCTGCGCTTCGGGTGCCCGGCCATAGGCCGCGACGCCGACGATAAAGCGGCGATCAACGATCTCTGCAGCGGGTGCGGGGTGTGCGCCGAGATCTGCCCGTCCGGTGCAATCGTAAAGGAGGGACGGAAATGA
- a CDS encoding GNAT family N-acetyltransferase — protein MTALQIVSAWDADEIVALYRAGGWWKEAWTPEGIAPLIAGSFCFIVATEGEQAVGMGRAISDGCSDAYLQDIVVLPACRGRGIGAAILEALVAFCRKRGLTWIGLIAQPGTAPFYEREGFAVMEGHVPMLLEEYHAHDR, from the coding sequence ATGACCGCCCTCCAGATCGTCTCCGCATGGGACGCCGACGAGATCGTCGCCCTGTACCGGGCCGGCGGGTGGTGGAAGGAAGCGTGGACGCCAGAGGGGATCGCCCCCCTGATCGCCGGGAGCTTCTGCTTCATCGTCGCAACCGAGGGCGAACAGGCGGTCGGCATGGGGCGTGCAATCTCTGACGGGTGCTCCGACGCCTACCTGCAGGACATCGTCGTCCTCCCGGCCTGCCGGGGGAGGGGCATCGGCGCCGCCATCTTAGAGGCGCTCGTCGCCTTCTGCAGGAAGCGGGGGCTGACCTGGATCGGGCTGATTGCACAGCCCGGCACCGCCCCCTTCTACGAGCGCGAGGGTTTTGCCGTCATGGAGGGCCACGTCCCGATGTTATTAGAGGAATACCATGCTCACGATCGATGA
- a CDS encoding EVE domain-containing protein, whose amino-acid sequence MIRWLATSTRENADVVMRKEVWGVPKKDLNQINRIRPGDTLLLYAGHEVIDQDITLPPAILGCFEIVSSVYEDTEPIFTAPRKLGNEVFPLRFRLKTIAIFEPPVEFRPLIRDLRFITEKTRWPEHIGGQSMRAINEEDHAFIMRAARTPRG is encoded by the coding sequence ATGATACGCTGGCTCGCCACTTCCACCCGTGAGAACGCAGACGTCGTGATGCGAAAGGAAGTCTGGGGCGTCCCAAAGAAGGACCTCAACCAGATCAACAGGATCAGGCCGGGCGACACGCTGCTCCTCTACGCCGGGCATGAGGTGATCGATCAGGACATCACCCTGCCCCCCGCGATCCTCGGGTGCTTCGAGATTGTCTCCAGCGTCTACGAGGACACGGAACCGATCTTCACCGCCCCCAGAAAACTTGGAAACGAGGTCTTTCCGCTGCGGTTCAGACTGAAGACGATCGCGATCTTCGAGCCCCCGGTGGAGTTTCGGCCCCTCATCCGCGACCTGAGGTTCATCACGGAAAAAACGCGGTGGCCAGAGCATATCGGGGGGCAGTCGATGCGGGCGATCAACGAGGAGGACCATGCATTCATCATGAGGGCGGCGAGGACGCCGCGGGGTTGA
- a CDS encoding RecQ family ATP-dependent DNA helicase, whose product MPAIDDLLKKYWGYTSFRPHQREIIASVLEGRDTVGILATGSGKSLCYEVPALSLGGLTLVISPLLSLMKDQVDDLNLRGISAAACTGALTHRQRAEIERQLEDNTLRLLFLSPEKCMQPGVLKFLGQFPVRLIAIDEAHCISAWGHTFRPEYRQLSGLKRHFRNVPIVALTATAIPEVRTDIARHLGLSEPREFVGTFNRTNLRYAVVPKEKPMALLLACINRHRKASGIVYCSSKKKTEDLARDLRKYGYSAAAYHAGLPAAVREKVQDDFLSGRVQVVCATVAFGMGIDKPDVRYVVHYDLPKNLESYYQETGRAGRDGLDSECLLLYSPEDYGTLRSMLEHDGSDGRQIRKLQEMIGYCETTECRRKYLLRYFGEAYAGETCGMCDTCERQGETIDGTAYARRILGCVEQVPKSAGIDLIVDVLRGSKNARVREKRLDLLQVYATGTEQSKKQYRIWILDLIEQGYLEQTGGRISLTEKSAGVLKGEVRVLLPAPSKK is encoded by the coding sequence ATGCCCGCCATCGACGACCTCCTGAAAAAATACTGGGGCTACACCTCTTTTCGCCCGCACCAGCGGGAGATCATCGCATCGGTTCTCGAAGGGCGGGACACGGTGGGGATCCTGGCGACCGGGAGCGGAAAGTCCCTCTGCTACGAGGTGCCGGCCCTCTCCCTCGGCGGCCTCACCCTGGTCATCTCCCCCCTCCTCTCCCTGATGAAAGACCAGGTCGACGACCTGAACCTGCGGGGGATATCGGCCGCCGCCTGCACCGGCGCCCTTACGCACCGGCAGAGGGCGGAGATAGAGAGGCAGCTCGAGGACAACACCCTCAGGCTGCTCTTCCTCTCGCCGGAGAAGTGCATGCAGCCCGGCGTCCTCAAATTCCTCGGTCAGTTCCCGGTCCGCCTCATCGCCATCGACGAGGCGCATTGCATCTCTGCATGGGGCCACACCTTCAGGCCCGAATACCGCCAGCTCTCCGGCCTGAAAAGGCACTTCCGAAACGTCCCCATCGTGGCCCTGACGGCCACCGCCATCCCCGAGGTCAGGACGGACATCGCCCGGCACCTCGGGCTCTCCGAGCCCAGGGAGTTCGTCGGCACCTTCAACCGCACAAACCTTCGGTACGCCGTCGTCCCGAAGGAGAAACCGATGGCCCTGCTCCTCGCCTGCATCAACCGGCACCGGAAAGCGTCAGGGATCGTCTACTGCTCCAGCAAGAAAAAAACCGAAGACCTCGCCCGAGACCTCCGGAAATACGGCTACAGCGCCGCCGCCTACCATGCCGGCCTCCCGGCCGCGGTCAGGGAGAAGGTCCAGGACGATTTTCTCTCCGGCCGCGTCCAGGTCGTCTGCGCCACCGTCGCCTTCGGCATGGGCATCGACAAACCCGACGTCCGCTATGTCGTCCACTACGACCTCCCCAAGAACCTCGAGTCCTATTACCAGGAGACCGGCCGCGCCGGGCGGGACGGTCTGGACAGCGAGTGCCTCCTCCTCTACAGCCCGGAAGACTACGGTACGCTCAGGTCCATGCTCGAACACGACGGTTCGGACGGGCGTCAGATCCGCAAGCTGCAGGAGATGATCGGATACTGCGAGACGACCGAATGCAGGCGGAAGTATCTTCTCAGGTACTTCGGGGAGGCGTATGCCGGGGAGACCTGCGGCATGTGCGACACCTGCGAACGCCAGGGGGAGACGATCGACGGCACCGCATACGCACGAAGGATCCTCGGGTGCGTGGAGCAGGTGCCGAAGAGCGCCGGGATCGACCTCATCGTCGACGTCCTGAGGGGCTCGAAAAATGCACGCGTGAGGGAGAAACGCCTCGACCTCCTTCAGGTCTACGCAACCGGCACGGAGCAGAGCAAAAAGCAGTACCGGATCTGGATCCTTGATCTGATCGAGCAGGGCTACCTGGAACAGACCGGCGGCAGGATCAGCCTGACAGAGAAGAGCGCCGGGGTGCTGAAGGGAGAGGTCAGGGTGCTGCTCCCGGCGCCCTCAAAAAAATAA